The following DNA comes from Castanea sativa cultivar Marrone di Chiusa Pesio chromosome 10, ASM4071231v1.
TCCCTTGAATTTGTTGTAAATGAGTCATTAATTGTTACTCAACCTTTTGTGAAcagttccccccccccccccccccccccgcccttTTCCCTTGTGAAAATGATGCAGACCAAGAAAAAGAACTGTAGGGGCACAGGAGCTGAAAGCAACTCaaaattcataattattgaAACCCCTAAACCCCTAGTCAACATTGTGCTGGAGTGCTCCTAAACCAGATGGTGTTATTAGGTTGGCTCAAATTCTATTTGTCATGACCTGAGAAAGCGCTACTTACAATATACACTTACCCAATCTAATCTATATAATCCAAGGTATTACAATTTGGGCTAGGTTCATTGGTCAATCTTAAACTCAAGGAAAAAGAACAAACTTTTTACAAGGaataatctaaattttattatcaattagGAGCACATTTCGTTATTTCCAATTACGATCATATTCATTATGCTCATTATTTATAGGCTAAGAGGATGGATGgcacttttccaaaaaaaacttaaaatttatttcaattcaaTCTTTTCtcatttagaaattttatttctaatagGATTGAAATATGTGGGAAAACTAGGCAAAAATGGGCTTTTGTCATTTGTCCAAAAGATGTAGCAAAATGTTCGTGTTTTGAAACTATCTAGCAAAATGCtcctattttgaaacttaattttctaaaaattgagttttattttgaaactcgagttccatgtaaatttttccaaataactcagtttttatcaaatcgagttttacgttgaaattcaattttttaaaaattgagtttcaaaacaggggaaTATTGCTGGATAATTTCAGAATAAGGGCATTTTGCTACATCTTTTGGGCAAAAGGGGCAAATGTCCATTTTGGCTAGAaaaactagtatatataaaattggCCATCATCTATATCAATATGCAGTATTTTGGTCTACTTTCGTCAATTTTAGTTCATTTTGGTCCAGTAGATCCATTTCGGTCCACCTTGGCCCAATTTGGCCTATTTGGGTATATACAGTCCATTTAAGTCCACTCGGCCCACTTTGGTCCATTAGGTCTAGTTTGGTCCATTCTGGTCTAATTCAATCCACACTGATCCATTCAGTTCATTCGGTCCACTATAATTagttaaaaataagaatttttagaatgtgatttttatttaattaacttatttaatatatttatactttttttaataaaaaaattgggtgATAAGTGCTTTATATGTACTTAAAACTCATAGTTACTAATAGTGaaatcaaacaacaaaaaatacttATTCATGagcttataaaaaataacaataacaagtgaaataaaaaaaataaaaaaaaaatgataagaataTTGATGGAAGTTTCACCTTTGTATCGAACTGAGCACAGTGGCGGCTCCATGAATTTTTCTTAGAGTGTTCTTTAAGAAGTATAAATTACCCTTGtaatttgtcttttataaactataatttgttgtattgttgtttcattaattataaaattattatttgttgtttagcttaacataatttaatttgtttgtcttttataatgtattggttaattaaattattaattattgttgtttagttgcttcattattatttttttactaactacTAGCACACACCCCACTGTGCATTAGCACACACTAGCACACAGCCCACTGTGCATTATCCACGGCTCAACCTACTACCTAGTGccaaacataatttaattttgtcttttataatgtattggtgtCTGCTTCTGCATGCCTTTACTTCCCTAATTCAAATATCTCACCCCATGGTCCCATGACCCCATCCACCCCCCTACTCAATAGACAAGAGTCACAAGAGGAGCTAATCAGATAAATTCATAATACACTAAAAGACAAACTCACCAACACACCAACAGATAAAGTCAAAACAGGGGCAAATAATTATAAAGTTATAAAGTAAAGCTGTAAAACCAAGCCAATTACAGTTCaaagaaagagagtgagaatcagagagagagagagagagagagagagagagagagagagagagagtctcatTTCAGTTCAAAGAGAAAGAGCTCTTTCTCTTAGGCCACAGTCCACAGCAAACCCAAAGatgtaagagaaaaaaaaagagagaagtaaAGTGTAAAGAATTTAAATACCTTGAGAGAGGTTAGAGGGGTGGCGTCGTGGGCCGCGACAGCACGTTGAGGTAAGGAAGGACTTGAGGCCAAGCGTCACAAGCTCTAATCCGATCGGACCGATCTCCGATCTCCAATGCCCTATGTGCTCTGTTGCTTGAGTTTCAGGCAGAGGCACCATTGCGCTGATGTGGTTGGTCTGTTGGTTGTTGTtattgatgaagttttgttctttaggttaggtttctgattttagtttttgctttacCATTTGATGAGGCGGCGGACATGTATTgggttttggttgtttttctttttttttttgataatctgtTTGGGTTGGGCCGGTTGggtatttagttaatagttattttgatttaaaaatctGGTTGGGGTTGGTTTTGTTTAGGAttgatgttgggcttttttCCGGGCTtactctgttacaatttttttttttttaaagattttagttcaaattttttttgcttgaaagtagaacaaataatccaccaaaatttaattttattggtataaaatttttttgagggtattcctaattttttttaaggatagataaataaaaaattttaaattattatataatttttttttttcaagtcaaggTGGTCCTGAGATCATCCTGGCTTGAACGTGGCACCGACATTGACTAAGCAAACGAGAGAGACTTTCCGCTTCGTAGCAACTGCATCATATATCAACCCTCACAAATTAAGTGTTAATGTTTCAGTTTGAGAACCAAAAAGACACAAAGAGAAAGAACGAAGTAACAGGGAAACAGCTTGCTTCTGAGATGTCTGTGTGGTTTTTTGAACGTTTCTTCCTACTTGCCATAGTTGGTTGCCTTGAGAATTCTAGATAGAGGGTCCAAGTTTTTAAGGGTCTGGTGTGAAACCCaattgggtttttatttatttatttatttatttgggccTTTGAATTGTTAAACTTCGTGGTTCATACCTTTCATATTCTAAGTACATACATATGAATGTATGTTGCACAAAAATTTGAGACATTGGCCCACAGTGAGATTTCCTAATTGATTACTCAAAAGGTGTTTTTCTCCATCAATTGAGGGTATtcagaacccaaaaaaaaaaaagaaaaaagaaaaaagaaaaaaaaaagagctaataGCCTAAATAAATGCataataggaattttttttcctgttgaAAATTAAAGGAGTAATTTTGTTACTGGAACGAAAGTAAAAGGAGTGTGTAGCTCCTATGGTGGAagttttgatgagttttattcaTGGATAATTACTAATAAAAACAATACGATAGTTctattgattaaaatatatattttaattaattcaattggtaaaattttttattatcggataaaaaatttaaagagaaatgTGACCCCAATGTGTACACAAATGGGTTCCAATCGTAATTTTAAGCTTTTTGACCTCCACATTCTGGCCGAGTTAGCTAGTCTATTAGGAAGTACGATCCAAACCACATATCAAGGAGGCTAAAATTAAGATTTGTGGATCACAGAAAAGTTTGAAAACTCCGAAAATGTGTCACATTCCACATTAATAGTTCAACAAGAAAGGCGTCCTCATGGGGGACTTTCTTGAATCCAgccaaaaagaataaataaacaaGGCAGTAGGTAgatccaaaaacaaataatgtCGGACACATGTTATGGTCAATATTTATGGACCTGGTTGCCTTATATAAAAGTCGGGTAGTGAAAACAAGTGGCCAGTGGCCACCACATCAATCAAATTTTGCACCAAGGATGGAAATTAATATTATGGTCGTACCACCATTTAATCTATTGGCTCAATTATTAGCGTACAAACAACTTTCGCAGAGATCAATACGTATTATTTATTGTAAGCAATGTCTTATTTCGATGGAAGACTGAGTGTGGGCAAGAATTGACAAATTGAAGCCAATTTATATCCATAATTTCACTTCTCCATTGTATCAGCCATTTGCTGCGTTCTAAATATGGTCATATGTATAGGAAATTTGAGAATATTATAAACCAGAAATGGACCGTACGTCTTAAAGGAGTGCttgttcaaaaaaataaagactttttcaataaaaaaaagtcagtaatgccaaaaatatgtttttgctAATAAATAAgcatgtttttttctttatcaatgAACTTGTGAGAAACCTACATGGCGGAAACCATCACAAGCCACTTTCATACAATAAATGATAGAAGCCACAGTCGATGGTCCTGTATATTGGTCTCACATATGGTCACATTTGTGTAAAAAGAGAATTGTATTAAACTGGAACCAAACACATAGGAATATATAAACTATTAGTGGTTGTGCCTATTTGTACGGCAAACAATTAACATTATTAATGTTTGTCAATTATCATATGATGCACATTAACTtcaaggaaaatattaaaactattataaattttactttaaaaaaatttataaattaacatGACAAGAATGTGATTGGTGTCCTAATTTCATAGTTGATCCCTCCTACTTAGTATTTACATttaagtgggaaaaaaaaaccaaaattttagtttgagaGATTCCTCATGGAATAAAAGCATAGAACAATCCATGCCCTAGGGGCTTAAAGAAGTGTTTTGCTCAAGAGTCTAAAGAGGGTAGTTTTGATTCTCATGATATAAGTACTTGAATGTTGATTCGAATCCTTGCAAACAAAAGGTCTCCAAAATTTGGATCCATTGGGAATAGGAGGTAAAAGATGCTTGGGAGGGTTTTCTTTAAATTTAGACTTAAAGAATATAGGTACAGAGTAACAACTTAACAACCCAtgtgttatatataaatatgccTAGTCGAGAAGCATTTATTATGGATGGGTGTTATTTTCTAAAAGGTTTAAGTTATTTAGCTTCTCACATGACATGGAAGTAGTGATGCTTCTATTTCAATTATTGGGTTTTATTGATATGCTAAAGACAAGTTGGTTGGTACATTTGGTGCACGCATTAGGGTCCATGTTGCCCATGTCTTCTTTCAAATACAAGGCTGTTTGTTTCATTGTATTATACATcaacctttttctttctttctttctaaaaaaataaaaataaattttttttttctaatttacaaacacatttatgatttattagtgcatatgaaaaaaaaataaaagccattTAAGActattattataaaagaaatggcacaaaaaagtatcataaattGTTCAAAATTTATGTACATAGAACAAAAGGCAATTATACTTATTTAGTATTTTGTGAGTATAACGACACTCTCTCTTCTTACATGAATGAcatgttttattaattaaatttataataaacttaCAATTAATGTGAAAGAATGAGATTCTCACATGAATGACAAGTTTTATTAGTCAAGTTTATAATAAAACCTACAATTCATATGAAAGAATGAGATATCACGTGATATGATGAATAACACGTTACTGTATTTTGAgaatattgaataatttttcaCGATGTTAGAAGTTCTAGAAATATTATATTCCTGGGGACTGTATTGTTGACTATGATGTTGCAACTTAGATTGCTATTATTAGGGGACTCTGGATGGCTTTGGTTAACAGGAGTATGATTTTAATTACCTTTGAAGGATTAATTACTCAATGTGATTATGCTTGTATGGGTTGGTATATACACTATATGTTCTTACTTCAAATAAGGTTTAGTACTATGATTGGGAAAGATTATGTATGTTAGACGTAAAATTCATTACTCATCATTAAAGCAAGAATTCAATTTATTGTAGCTCCTCACAATTATTTTGAAGGGCCAGTGAAACTTTGCATACAAATGATCCCCtgtcaataaatatatatatatatatatatatatatatatatatatatatatatatatatatatatataagttagtGTGTGTATCACTTTCACTTGTATTGCCATATTGGCAAAAGGTATTAGGATATCAAAGCTTGCAAGTAAAATGCTAATCATTATTTCATACTTAACCAAACACAAATCAAAGGTGGGAAATTTGAGTTCATTACGATTTGGAGCATCTAGATTACCATACATTAATTTTGTCAATCTTTTAGCAAAACATGGCATATTAAGATTGATGATTATCCTCTGCCTACCACGCTACCACTTgtgctttattttcttcttttttcttttcatgtgaCCTCCTTGTTCATTCAGGCCCCAATAGAAATACAAGGAATCTCACAGGAAAGCCCTTATATTAactgttatttatttataaattaaattgaattaaattaaaatttatattaaaatgaaTTCCTAGAATCTTTTGACTTGAGCATGATAAAGTTATCAAAGGAGAGTTGCATTAACTCATATAGTAAAGTCTTTCTCTTGAATAAATTGATCCAGTTTTAAGTTTTGGTTTAAAagacaaattcattattatcttagtttaataacaaaaaacaatCACGATCCTATGAGTTTCAAATCtcatagaatatatataaaacaaacacCCAAAACAGATCTCCAATGCATGTTTGATGCTTGCTAGTCTCTCCCCTGAATGAGACAAATGCATGTTTGATGTTTGCTAGTCTCTCCCCTGAATGAGACAAATGTAATAATTCGAAACAAAATCTAGTGAAGATTTAggtaaaaaaaaggttaaattgaTACAAGAAATTGGTGGATTTCACTAATAAATTGCACCCAATTTAGACGAAGCAAACACAGTTAGTTGTCTTAGAAAGCATGCTGATCTCATGCATGCGGATCAAACATGATGTTGGGACAGTCATATTCCTGCTTTACAGTTTTTTACACCCATCACTGATTGTATTTGATTAAACTGGGCATTGGATACCTGACTTTGGAAACCTTACCTTTTCTTTAACAATGTCCACAGACGATTACGACCTCACTCACTTCcctttgtatctctctcccttGGCCCTTGTCCCCTTCTTTTTAGACAATTTTTCTTAATTGCTTCAGTTTGCAATTAGCATTTAGCACTGCTACTTTCATAAATTAATGCACAAGCAAAACATAGTACACAATGCTTTTGTATTTATATGAAGCAATGACCacttttcttattatatatatagtattagattGGGTTTTTTAAGTGCTAGTTTAGTTAAGCATTCTCTTCATGTCTGGTATGTATGTGGGTAGGCCTCGTtgtcttccttctttttctctttttctttatcttttattattcCTTGGCCCTTTCTACAGATTGAGTTATGCCCTCTTTTCAAAACCAGATTACATACTAAGAATCATAGTGTTACATACTAATAAGagacaaaaaaattatctcattgagtttttggggttaaaaaattattattataatgaacAGTAATAGAAGTCATTGTTGCCTCCAATAATCCCATCATACCCCGAGAGTTCATTAAATCGACACCTTATTGAATATAAGCAATTATATTATTCACTGGCACCATCGCAGCATTGCATTACAACCAGAGCTCGCTAATAAGAAAAATTCCAAGGGGACATTCACCAATGAATTACAGCCACGGGTTAATTGCATGTTTAGCTACAGAGACTTTTTCAAACTAAAGAAATAATGAACTCGGGACTTGTTAGGGTATATAAGGATATTCGATGTGGAATATCAtggatggaagatgtatttCCTAAAAGGCCATTGAACAATTCTAATTctacctcaaaaaaaattattaaaaaaaggataaaaatattttttacctCTTATAAATTCAGCGAATTGTCATTTTAATCCACTAAGTTTTTAagttaatattttgtttttttagtctCTAACTTTGACAATGCTTTGTCATTTTAaccattttgtttattttcaatagaaaaatgttgtttacTCTCTTATTATAGTGTGAAACAAGACCGTTTAAGAGAGTTAACATTGTTTTTAAATTGCGAAGGATAGAAggactaaattgataatgttgtcaaaattaataaactaatatgataaaatttaaactttagtaGACTAAAATGACGATTTAGCAaagtgctctctctctccattccattgtgttatttatttattttttgaaattttaacaggACCAAATGcataaaacaatgaaataagCCAAAGAAGATAAATATGCACAAAGACACAGTTGCAAAACACACGAATGACCAACTGTTCCAACCCTGTTGCCGTAGGAATTATCCAATCCTATGCTCCCCAAACCAAAACCAGCAgagctttatttattttatttttttgtccatGACCGATTTACACCGCTTTTAGGCCAGCTAAGAGTATTGAGTGTGTTTAGATAACAacacaactaaaaacaaaaacagaagcAGAAACAGAGAAAGATAAACACTTTACAAAACAACTTttttaagaaagagagagagagaacagaaCAGAGCAAATGAtgagtgaagaagaagaagtgaaatTGTGTTATACTTATATTTCAGTTTATTTGACTTTTTGGCGGAATTTACGAACTTAAATCTTGGACAAAAGATTAGTCACatgggatgagagagagagagagagagagagagactcaaaTGTCCCTTGAAAATCAAAAAaccttaatctctctctctctctctctctctatataatTCTCTAACCTTAAACTCTCAAAGACTCTCAAAAACTCACTCACAGtcaaatatatttatgtatagGCAAAAGGCAAAGTGACTGAGTTTTGGGGGTGTCTCAAATTAGTAGtatcaaaagaaacaaacacatacaTACAGACAGAAAATCACACTCGCACTCAAAACCACTCTGCTGCAAAGCATAGTTGATTGTCACCCCCACCTTGGATTTCATTGAGTTTTGGCTTATCAATCCTCATTAGCTTTCTGGGTATCCTTCATTAtcatcagagagagagagagagagagagagagagagtcgtTGAAGGAGGTTGAAGGAACAAGGGAGGGCCTACTGCTTAAGTTTTGGCGGGCAGCAACGGTCACTATCAATGATTTTCATTTGGGTGGTGATGTTGGTAGCTCTCTGAGTGACCCATCTAATCACACTTGCTACTTGATCAACAAAAACCAACACATCAGCCTCCTGCTCTTCAAGCTTTCTTTTGTTTGCTGCTTTTGGGGAATTTGGAGGTGGCTGAGTAGTTTTGCCTatataactttttctttttgtgcttggGCTAAAGAGGAAACAGATCTCAGTCACATGACGAGATCTTTTACTGTGAGTATTTATTTTGATCACTGCTTACTTTGTTTACTgctttctttttgtgcttgttcTGATTctgattttctattttctttgctGAAAAATCATGAAATGACTACTTAAATCATCTTGTTTCAGCCACAAATTAAGcacatattaattttatatttgaaacttTTCTAGAATCTGATTGagtaaagttttgttttttgttttttgtttcattcTTTATTGAAAGAGTGGTGGTGGATAACtggtattttaataattagttagttttcttttcttttcttctttttttgtaattcttgaAGCCCTTCTTTGTCTATTATCTTTTTTGCAAAAAATGTAGGTAATTTTCCCAGCTATTCTGTCATCATTGAGTGAGGGTAGGATTCAGATGCTTCAAATTAAGAACTCTTATGTGTTCCTTGCTTCCCTTTAACCATTTGTTGCTATTTCAGTTTATACTTCATTTGCCTAGCTCTTTCTTCCCATTCTCTTGTTAGGACAGTAAGTCAGATCAAAAGGAAGCTGCTTAAACAGTCACCCAAACACGCTACtaatggtctttttttttttctttttttttttccagtaataAATGTTAAACTTTTCTCTTTCAGCTGGTGGATGTGCTTCTGGTACTTGCTTTACTCAGTGATGCTTCATGGGCTGCCAAGGGCAACTCATCTTGCAAACAGACAAATTCAGGGGAAATTCGGCCTCACAGTGTCTCAATTACTGAATTTGGCGCGGTTGGAGACGGGACCACTCTCAATACAAAAGCCTTTCAGAATGCCATCTTCTATCTCAATTCATTTGCAGACAAGGGTGGGGCCAAGCTTTTTGTCCCGGCAGGCCGGTGGTTGACAGGAAGCTTCGATCTCATCAGTCATCTTACTCTTTGGTTAGATAAGGATGCAGTAATTCTTGGATCAACAGTAAGCATTCACCTCTCCTCATTAGCAGAAAAGCTTGTAAACATgaatattaaatatgaaaatttgcAGATGATTTGCCTCTGCTTTAAATGACATCTTTGCAATTAATCTAAGATGGGAAATTAAGTGTGAGGGACAGTATGGAGCTATTCACAATATGGTTAGAAAAACTAATGCTCATTCCAGTGATgttggttttgagttttgactgaattacaagcaaaatCAGTGTATTATGGGATAGATATGCTACTGTAATAATTCATTTACTTATCCATAATCATTAATGCTCCACTGCCTAGTCCATATTTAGGAGTAATTTTAGGAGTGATGTGAAAGGTATTATAATTTTACTGTATAAGTCTTCCAAACTAATATGTCATGAAatcacaaaaaagtaatttagacAGTGGCTTATTAAGTTGTTGAGAAGGCACCAATCATATTTATTGTCACGTcagtttgtaagtttttgtaatagCTTTAGCAATTTCCTATTTTTTGACCTTCATCAACAGGGTAGTGCAAGCTATCTGTTTAGCCTTGAAACAACAGGCATGACATTAAAGCACATAATACTAAATAGGTTATGCTGCATTGTTTCAGAACTCTGATGATTGGCCAGTCGTTGATCCTTTGCCATCATATGGCCGAGGTAGGGAGTTACCAGGGGGAAGGCATCGAAGCCTCATTTACGGACGCAATTTAACAGATGTTATCATAACAGGTTCGTGATATTAATGAAGAATCATCTTCCATATGcattttttatgggtttttattttattttatttaattaattttttttttcaatgccTTTAATTTCTTCATACAGGTAACAATGGAACTATTGATGGTCAAGGTGACATCTGGTGGGACTGGTTTTGGAATGGAAGCCTGAACTATACACGGCCCCATTTAGTTGAGTTGATGAACTCAACTGGGGTTGTCATCTCAAACCTCACCTTCTTGAATTCACCATTTTGGACCATTCACCCTGTATATTGCAGGTTTGTCCTCTTCAGAAGGATTGAATTCATGTGTTTTTATTGCCATTATAAAACTGTGCAAAAGTGAAGCTTTTATGAAGTAGGGGGAGAGTTGAGACTGTTTTTCTGGATGAACAGCCAAGTTACTGTCCAGAATGTGAGAATCCTTGCTCCTCATGATTCCCCTAACACAGATGGAATAGATCCAGGTGAGTTTTACCTTCTAGGCCAAAGactctttctttctatttgaATGGTAAATGACTGCTTTTTGAATTGCAAATTCCAAACATGTATTTTTG
Coding sequences within:
- the LOC142614142 gene encoding putative polygalacturonase, producing MTRSFTLVDVLLVLALLSDASWAAKGNSSCKQTNSGEIRPHSVSITEFGAVGDGTTLNTKAFQNAIFYLNSFADKGGAKLFVPAGRWLTGSFDLISHLTLWLDKDAVILGSTNSDDWPVVDPLPSYGRGRELPGGRHRSLIYGRNLTDVIITGNNGTIDGQGDIWWDWFWNGSLNYTRPHLVELMNSTGVVISNLTFLNSPFWTIHPVYCSQVTVQNVRILAPHDSPNTDGIDPDSSDNVCIEDCYISTGDDLIAIKSGWDEYGTTYGRPSTKITIRRLIGETRSAGIAIGSEMSGGVSQVYAESLQFSNSRTGISIKTSPGRGGYVRDIYISNVTLANVDIAIRFIGHYGEHPDKFYDPNDLPSIGRVTIKDVIGENIKFAGLLEGIKGDDFLDICLSNITLHVTSDSPWNCSYIQGYSDLVYPKTCEPLKEIVSPEQYSECYHLSSHLWSSSNQNRGAWLRSW